Proteins encoded within one genomic window of Neorhizobium galegae bv. orientalis str. HAMBI 540:
- a CDS encoding DUF952 domain-containing protein, whose translation MMTDIVYKIVPETLWRQAKQKGVFEGAEIDLKDGFIHFSTGTQAKETARLHFAGVSGLMLVAVDATLLGEELQYEASRGSDLFPHLYGTLPVSSVLWEMPLLIGVDGLHAFPERMP comes from the coding sequence ATGATGACGGATATAGTGTACAAGATCGTGCCGGAAACGCTTTGGCGTCAGGCAAAGCAGAAAGGCGTCTTCGAAGGCGCCGAAATCGACCTGAAGGACGGCTTTATCCATTTTTCGACCGGGACACAGGCAAAGGAGACCGCCAGGCTACATTTCGCCGGCGTCTCGGGCCTGATGCTGGTTGCGGTCGATGCGACCCTGCTCGGCGAGGAGCTGCAATACGAAGCCTCGCGCGGCAGCGATCTTTTCCCGCATCTTTACGGCACGCTTCCGGTGTCCTCGGTCCTCTGGGAGATGCCGCTGTTGATCGGCGTCGACGGCCTGCATGCCTTTCCGGAGAGGATGCCATGA